In the genome of Qipengyuania seohaensis, one region contains:
- a CDS encoding DUF3604 domain-containing protein, with translation MDYRIGVIAGALVLAGCDLFGGGGVSEEQRGDGTDTIELAEFPDRPYWGDTHLHTDVSVDAFGFGVRLGPEDALKFARGEEVTATTGMSAQLDRPLDFLVIADHSDAMGATRRLYDAPRMMVRDPTLRRWRDMMHENPDQSTRAVAELITAAANDEIPEALRDPERQAKATRELWDRHLGLLDRYNEPGTFTAFAGFEWTLMPGGNNLHRVVMFRDGSAKTGQVLPYPGIDGEVTGLWDYMDSYEQSTGGKVLAIPHNSNLSNGMMFEFSGPDGGPMDADYARRRARHEPVVEVTQIKGDSETHPFLSPNDEYASFGVAGWELGNLPLTAKSTPDMFAGSYIRSALLRGLTLEQQMGENPYAFGLIGSTDSHTSLATADDDQFFGKHTGNEPRADRAMAAQNLGTRQGRFGWHYLASGYAAAWARGNTRAEIFDAFMRREVYATTGPRMVVRLFAGFDFGESDWEGDWVRAGYSRGVPMGGDLVDDGRAPTFLVSALKDPDGANLDRVQIVKGWVDANGAEQEKVFDVAWSARPMDAASNSPVPPVGDTVNRSEATYENSIGAAQLRATWTDPEYRRGQRAFYYVRVLEIPTPSWVLYDAKRFGLTLPKEVVEANVIQQRAYSSPVWLRPRRIPGDAPPIMQ, from the coding sequence ATGGACTATCGTATCGGCGTGATTGCGGGCGCCCTGGTTCTGGCAGGTTGCGACCTTTTCGGCGGGGGCGGCGTTAGCGAAGAGCAGCGCGGTGACGGCACCGATACCATCGAACTGGCCGAGTTTCCCGACCGTCCATATTGGGGCGACACCCACCTTCACACCGACGTATCGGTCGACGCATTCGGCTTCGGCGTCCGGCTCGGCCCGGAAGACGCGCTGAAGTTCGCGCGCGGGGAAGAGGTCACTGCGACCACTGGCATGTCCGCACAGCTCGACCGGCCGCTCGATTTCCTCGTCATTGCCGACCACTCCGATGCGATGGGGGCGACCCGCAGGCTCTACGATGCGCCGCGCATGATGGTCCGCGATCCCACCCTGCGCCGCTGGCGCGACATGATGCACGAGAACCCCGACCAGTCGACCCGCGCGGTGGCGGAACTCATCACGGCTGCTGCAAACGACGAGATACCCGAGGCGCTGCGCGATCCGGAGCGTCAGGCCAAGGCGACGCGCGAATTGTGGGACCGACACCTGGGGCTGCTAGACCGCTATAACGAGCCGGGCACGTTCACTGCATTCGCGGGCTTCGAATGGACGCTGATGCCGGGCGGAAACAACCTCCACCGCGTCGTGATGTTTCGCGACGGCAGCGCCAAGACCGGGCAGGTTCTTCCCTATCCCGGGATCGACGGCGAGGTCACCGGCCTGTGGGATTACATGGATTCCTATGAACAGAGCACCGGCGGTAAGGTGCTGGCGATCCCGCACAATTCGAACCTTTCGAACGGGATGATGTTCGAATTTTCCGGACCCGACGGCGGACCGATGGACGCCGATTATGCCCGGCGCCGCGCGCGGCACGAACCGGTGGTCGAGGTGACGCAGATCAAGGGCGACAGCGAAACGCACCCCTTCCTGTCACCCAATGACGAATACGCCAGTTTCGGCGTGGCCGGGTGGGAGCTGGGCAACCTTCCGCTCACCGCCAAAAGCACACCGGACATGTTCGCTGGCAGCTATATACGCTCGGCCCTCTTGCGGGGCCTGACGCTGGAACAGCAGATGGGCGAGAACCCCTATGCCTTCGGCCTCATCGGATCGACCGACAGCCACACCTCGCTGGCCACGGCGGACGACGACCAGTTCTTCGGCAAGCACACCGGCAACGAGCCGCGCGCGGACCGCGCAATGGCGGCACAGAACCTTGGCACAAGGCAGGGCCGTTTCGGCTGGCACTATCTCGCCAGCGGCTATGCGGCAGCCTGGGCGCGCGGCAACACGCGGGCGGAAATCTTCGATGCCTTCATGCGGCGCGAAGTCTATGCGACGACCGGCCCGCGCATGGTCGTGCGCCTCTTCGCAGGCTTCGATTTCGGCGAAAGTGACTGGGAAGGCGACTGGGTGCGCGCAGGCTATTCGCGCGGCGTCCCCATGGGGGGCGACCTGGTGGACGACGGCAGGGCTCCGACCTTCCTTGTCAGCGCGCTGAAAGACCCCGACGGGGCCAATCTCGACCGGGTCCAGATCGTGAAGGGCTGGGTCGATGCGAATGGCGCGGAGCAGGAAAAGGTGTTCGACGTCGCGTGGAGCGCGAGGCCGATGGATGCCGCCTCAAATTCGCCCGTGCCACCGGTTGGCGATACGGTGAACCGGTCCGAGGCGACCTATGAAAATTCGATCGGCGCGGCTCAATTGCGCGCAACCTGGACCGATCCCGAATATCGGCGGGGCCAGCGCGCCTTCTACTATGTGCGCGTCCTCGAAATCCCGACGCCGAGCTGGGTCCTCTACGATGCGAAGCGCTTCGGCCTGACGCTCCCGAAGGAGGTCGTGGAGGCGAACGTTATCCAGCAGCGCGCCTATTCCTCGCCTGTCTGGCTGCGTCCCCGCAGGATCCCGGGCGATGCGCCGCCGATCATGCAATGA
- a CDS encoding exopolysaccharide biosynthesis protein has protein sequence MTEDKSQSEPDGVESVLGELDDLTTKNDEVRVGDVLDDFGGRSFGPFIMIPALLEITPVGGIPGVPSFLAAVIALIAVQLLFGKEHIWMPQWLQNRAVESKKLHKGIAKLRGIAHWLDEHSHGRLEGLTEGVWIKIAAVVILLLCATVPPLEVLPFASSAPMLAIAAIGLALTVRDGVIMLAALALAIAAIGGGTYYYYTSDDEGSGGGMAIVEPVAYRIPA, from the coding sequence ATGACCGAAGATAAATCGCAGTCCGAACCCGATGGCGTCGAGAGCGTGCTCGGCGAACTCGACGACCTGACCACCAAGAACGACGAGGTCCGGGTGGGCGATGTGCTGGACGATTTCGGCGGGCGCAGCTTTGGCCCCTTCATCATGATCCCAGCCCTGCTTGAAATAACGCCGGTCGGCGGCATTCCCGGCGTGCCGAGCTTTCTTGCTGCAGTGATCGCGCTGATCGCGGTGCAGCTCCTGTTCGGCAAGGAGCATATCTGGATGCCGCAATGGCTCCAGAATCGCGCTGTCGAAAGCAAGAAGCTGCACAAGGGCATCGCCAAGCTTCGCGGGATCGCCCACTGGCTGGACGAACACAGTCACGGACGCCTCGAAGGCCTCACCGAAGGCGTATGGATCAAGATCGCGGCCGTGGTCATCCTGCTGCTGTGCGCAACGGTCCCCCCGCTGGAGGTGCTGCCTTTCGCCAGCAGCGCGCCCATGTTGGCGATCGCTGCCATTGGCCTGGCGCTGACGGTCCGCGACGGCGTGATCATGCTCGCGGCACTGGCGCTCGCCATCGCGGCGATCGGTGGCGGCACCTATTACTACTACACCTCGGATGACGAGGGTTCGGGCGGCGGCATGGCCATCGTCGAACCCGTTGCATATCGCATACCTGCTTGA
- a CDS encoding MaoC family dehydratase — MAGRHFDEWQVGDKLTHEIRRTVTEADNLFFTVMTHNPQPLHLDVEAARESEFGQILVNGTYTFSLMVGLSVGDTTLGTLVANLGYDKLVMPKPVFIGDTLHATSEVIALRESKSRPDTGIVTFLHEAVNQRGEVVCRCERSALLKKKR; from the coding sequence ATGGCGGGCAGGCACTTCGACGAATGGCAGGTGGGCGACAAGCTGACCCATGAAATCCGGCGCACGGTGACCGAGGCGGACAACCTCTTCTTCACCGTGATGACCCACAATCCGCAGCCGCTCCACCTCGACGTGGAAGCGGCCAGGGAAAGCGAATTCGGGCAGATCCTCGTCAACGGGACCTACACCTTCTCGTTGATGGTGGGCCTGAGTGTGGGCGACACCACGCTCGGCACGCTGGTGGCGAACCTCGGCTACGACAAGCTGGTGATGCCCAAGCCGGTCTTCATCGGCGACACGCTGCACGCCACCAGCGAGGTCATCGCCCTGCGTGAAAGCAAGTCGCGGCCCGACACCGGCATCGTCACCTTCCTGCACGAAGCGGTGAACCAGCGCGGCGAAGTGGTCTGCCGATGCGAGCGGTCTGCGCTGCTCAAAAAGAAACGCTGA
- a CDS encoding aldehyde dehydrogenase family protein: MRDCTKFYIDGQWVDPVTENTQPVENPATEETIGHISFGSAADVDKAVKAARRAFETFSQTTKEERLTLLRAIQAEIANRKDDLALAVSDEMGAPMSLANGPHTGLLAGHCQTAIEVLEKFEFERQDGPTLHIWEPIGVVGMITPWNWPLNQIACKVFPALATGNTMILKPSEIAPFDAYIFAEIMDAAGVPAGVFNLVNGDGPGVGEAMSGHPDIDMISFTGSTRAGVLIAKNAADTVKRVAQELGGKSPNIILDDSAFTQSVMRGTTAMMGNSGQTCTAPSRMLVPHKRMEEAKAAAKEAAEGVIPGDPKGNATIGPVVSKAQWDKIQGLIQKGIDEGATLVAGGPGKPEGLETGHYVKPTVFADVTNDMTIAREEIFGPVLAMIGYDDYDDAIRISNDTEYGLASHIMGEDIETAKKLAKRIRAGRVAINGGYDMNAAFGGYKKSGNGREWGEWGFHDFLEVKAVMGHG, encoded by the coding sequence ATGCGCGATTGCACCAAGTTCTACATCGACGGCCAATGGGTCGACCCGGTCACCGAAAACACGCAGCCGGTCGAGAACCCCGCGACGGAAGAGACCATCGGTCACATCAGTTTCGGCAGTGCTGCCGATGTCGACAAGGCGGTTAAGGCCGCACGCCGTGCGTTCGAGACATTCAGCCAGACTACGAAGGAAGAGCGTCTCACGCTGCTGCGCGCGATCCAGGCCGAAATCGCCAATCGCAAGGACGACCTTGCGCTCGCCGTTTCGGATGAAATGGGCGCGCCGATGAGCCTCGCCAACGGTCCGCACACCGGCCTGCTGGCAGGTCACTGCCAGACCGCGATCGAAGTGCTCGAGAAGTTCGAATTCGAACGCCAGGACGGCCCGACGCTGCACATCTGGGAGCCGATCGGCGTGGTCGGCATGATCACCCCGTGGAACTGGCCGCTAAACCAGATCGCCTGCAAGGTCTTTCCCGCGCTGGCGACCGGCAACACGATGATTTTGAAGCCTTCCGAGATCGCACCGTTCGATGCTTATATCTTTGCCGAGATCATGGATGCGGCAGGCGTGCCTGCCGGCGTGTTCAACCTCGTGAATGGCGATGGGCCGGGCGTGGGCGAAGCAATGAGCGGCCATCCCGACATCGACATGATCAGTTTCACCGGCTCGACCCGCGCGGGCGTCCTCATTGCCAAGAACGCCGCCGATACGGTCAAGCGCGTAGCGCAGGAACTGGGCGGGAAAAGCCCCAACATCATCCTCGACGACAGCGCCTTCACCCAGTCGGTCATGCGCGGCACCACCGCCATGATGGGCAATTCTGGCCAGACCTGCACGGCACCCAGCCGCATGCTCGTTCCGCACAAGCGCATGGAAGAAGCCAAGGCCGCCGCGAAGGAAGCCGCCGAGGGCGTGATCCCGGGTGATCCCAAGGGCAACGCCACCATCGGACCGGTGGTCTCCAAAGCGCAGTGGGACAAGATCCAGGGCCTCATCCAGAAAGGTATCGACGAAGGCGCGACGCTGGTCGCAGGCGGCCCCGGCAAGCCCGAGGGCCTCGAAACCGGACATTACGTCAAGCCCACCGTCTTCGCCGATGTCACCAACGACATGACCATCGCGCGCGAGGAAATCTTCGGGCCGGTCCTCGCGATGATCGGCTATGACGACTACGACGACGCGATCCGCATCTCGAACGACACCGAATACGGCCTCGCCAGCCACATCATGGGCGAGGATATCGAGACTGCGAAGAAGCTCGCCAAGCGCATCCGCGCCGGCCGTGTCGCGATCAACGGCGGCTACGACATGAACGCGGCCTTCGGTGGCTACAAGAAATCGGGCAATGGCCGCGAATGGGGCGAGTGGGGCTTCCACGACTTCCTCGAGGTCAAGGCCGTCATGGGGCACGGCTGA
- a CDS encoding CaiB/BaiF CoA transferase family protein, giving the protein MAEHAAHGPLTGLKVVEFQGIGPGPHVAMMLADLGAEVVRIERPGHQPMNPVVERARHRAAVDLKSEEGQRFVHQALKHADVLVEGFRPGVMERLGLGPDVLLEANPRLVYARMTGWGQDGPLAQAAGHDLNYIAITGALDSIGAKGELPIPPQNLVGDFGGGSMYCAMGILAALYERERSGRGQVVDAAIVDGVTSLMSFFYGQPHSALRTTTRGAGLLGGAAHFYRCYTCADGKEVSVGAIEPQFYAELLQRADAPEELREGQMNPANWDDYTEKLAALFKTKPQAEWIELLEGTDACFAPVVPLDEAKDHPHMKARGAFVEHGGRSHTAPAPRFDRTPGTIRDSAQDGEEVVARWSQGS; this is encoded by the coding sequence ATGGCCGAACACGCCGCGCATGGACCGCTGACCGGACTGAAGGTTGTGGAGTTCCAAGGAATCGGCCCGGGACCCCACGTGGCGATGATGCTGGCGGATCTCGGCGCGGAAGTCGTGCGGATCGAGCGTCCGGGACACCAGCCGATGAACCCCGTCGTCGAACGGGCCCGCCACCGCGCGGCCGTCGACCTCAAGAGCGAGGAAGGCCAGCGGTTCGTCCATCAGGCTCTGAAGCATGCGGATGTGCTGGTCGAAGGCTTCCGACCCGGCGTGATGGAGCGGCTTGGCCTTGGCCCCGATGTGTTGCTCGAAGCCAATCCGCGTCTCGTCTATGCGCGCATGACCGGCTGGGGGCAGGACGGGCCGCTGGCGCAGGCTGCTGGGCACGACCTGAACTATATCGCCATCACCGGTGCGCTCGATTCCATCGGGGCGAAGGGCGAGCTGCCGATCCCGCCGCAGAACCTTGTGGGCGATTTCGGGGGCGGGTCGATGTATTGCGCCATGGGCATTCTCGCCGCCCTCTACGAACGCGAGCGCAGCGGCAGGGGACAGGTGGTCGATGCGGCAATCGTCGATGGCGTGACCAGCCTGATGAGCTTTTTCTACGGCCAGCCGCACAGCGCCCTGCGGACGACGACCCGCGGCGCGGGCCTGCTTGGCGGGGCGGCGCATTTCTATCGCTGCTATACCTGTGCCGATGGCAAGGAAGTCAGCGTCGGCGCTATCGAACCGCAATTCTATGCGGAACTGCTCCAGCGCGCCGACGCTCCCGAAGAACTGCGCGAAGGCCAGATGAACCCGGCGAACTGGGACGATTACACCGAAAAGCTCGCCGCCCTGTTCAAGACGAAGCCGCAGGCGGAGTGGATCGAACTGCTCGAAGGCACCGATGCCTGTTTCGCGCCGGTCGTTCCCTTGGACGAGGCGAAGGACCATCCGCACATGAAGGCCCGCGGCGCTTTCGTCGAACATGGCGGTCGCTCGCACACGGCGCCCGCTCCGCGCTTCGATCGCACGCCGGGCACGATCCGCGACAGTGCACAGGACGGCGAAGAGGTGGTGGCGCGCTGGTCGCAAGGGAGCTAA
- the moaA gene encoding GTP 3',8-cyclase MoaA, producing the protein MHDAAPLIDGFGRRIDYVRMSVTDRCNLRCTYCMAEDMQFLPRRDLLTLEELAGLARHLVARGVKRIRLTGGEPLVRRGFVDLAKELGALRASGLEELTLTTNGVLLSQMAEQLFGAGIERINVSLDTLAPSRFAAITRGGDVARVIEGIDAARAAGIAVKVNMVAMRGVNDTEFVSMARWCGERGCDLSLIETMPLGEVEGERADTYLPLTQARAALERELTLMPTTYQTGGPSRYFKVAGTGRRIGFITPLSENFCSSCNRIRIAATGTVYGCLGHDQKVELRDIMRDGGEGALDAAMDALLAGKPRRHDFDIAAEAPATVRHMSVTGG; encoded by the coding sequence ATGCATGATGCAGCGCCCCTGATCGACGGCTTCGGCCGGCGGATCGACTACGTGAGAATGTCGGTCACCGACCGGTGCAATCTGCGCTGCACTTATTGCATGGCAGAGGACATGCAGTTCCTTCCCCGGCGCGACTTGCTGACGCTGGAAGAGCTTGCCGGACTTGCGCGGCATCTCGTCGCCCGCGGCGTGAAGCGCATCCGGCTGACGGGTGGAGAGCCGCTGGTTAGGCGCGGCTTTGTCGACCTTGCAAAAGAGCTCGGCGCCCTTCGCGCGTCGGGCCTCGAAGAGCTCACCCTGACCACCAACGGCGTGCTCCTGTCCCAGATGGCCGAGCAGCTTTTCGGTGCCGGGATCGAGCGGATCAATGTGAGCCTCGATACGCTCGCCCCATCGCGCTTCGCCGCCATCACCCGGGGCGGAGACGTTGCGCGCGTGATCGAAGGGATCGATGCAGCGCGCGCGGCAGGCATCGCGGTGAAGGTCAACATGGTCGCGATGCGCGGTGTGAACGATACCGAATTCGTGTCCATGGCTCGTTGGTGCGGCGAGCGTGGCTGCGACCTGTCACTGATCGAGACCATGCCGCTCGGCGAGGTGGAGGGCGAACGGGCCGATACGTACCTGCCCCTCACGCAGGCGCGCGCGGCTCTGGAACGCGAGCTGACCCTGATGCCGACGACCTATCAGACCGGTGGGCCTTCGCGATATTTCAAGGTTGCCGGGACCGGGCGCCGGATCGGGTTCATCACGCCGCTGAGCGAGAACTTCTGCTCTTCCTGCAATCGCATCAGGATCGCGGCTACCGGCACGGTCTATGGCTGTCTCGGCCACGACCAGAAGGTCGAACTGCGCGACATCATGCGCGATGGCGGCGAAGGGGCGCTCGATGCAGCGATGGATGCCCTGCTGGCGGGCAAGCCCCGGCGGCACGACTTCGATATCGCTGCCGAAGCCCCTGCAACGGTCCGCCATATGAGCGTCACCGGAGGTTAG
- a CDS encoding molybdopterin molybdotransferase MoeA — protein sequence MRCSSRDRADTLISFNEASAILRDVAKPLEETQVPIGDAAGLRLARPVEAKIDAPRFDVSAMDGYAVRDADLSGPITVAGKSYAGSQTLLRISEGQAVRIFTGAPVPQGADRVLVQEIVEERGDRLEIVGDYGEARHMRARGSDFREGETLLEAGTRLGPRQLLAAAAADSAMVWAWRAPRVAILATGDELVAPGSAEERPGALPDSITLALAGMARAYGATIVGSEIAPDDPGQIEALAAQLLARCDVLVTVGGASVGERDFATRSIAGLDFRTLFAKVAMRPGKPVWCAQGENSGSYVLGLPGNPTSALVTARLFLAPLMTALAGGRYDEVLAWRELELTGDLPAPGPREHFGRGALRDGKAQPFANQQSGAQALLAKADLLLRQTGGSGGLSAGQSIQALDF from the coding sequence ATGCGCTGCTCCAGCCGCGACCGGGCCGACACATTGATCTCTTTCAATGAAGCCAGCGCGATCCTGCGCGATGTGGCAAAGCCGCTGGAAGAGACGCAGGTCCCGATCGGGGATGCAGCCGGGCTTCGCCTTGCGCGTCCGGTCGAAGCAAAGATCGATGCGCCGCGTTTCGATGTTTCCGCGATGGATGGCTATGCGGTGCGCGATGCCGACCTGTCCGGCCCGATAACGGTTGCTGGTAAGTCCTATGCCGGATCGCAAACACTCCTCCGTATATCGGAAGGGCAGGCGGTTCGGATCTTCACTGGCGCGCCGGTACCCCAAGGTGCCGATCGCGTGCTGGTGCAGGAGATCGTCGAGGAGCGGGGCGACCGGCTGGAAATCGTCGGCGATTATGGCGAGGCGCGCCATATGCGCGCGCGTGGTTCGGATTTTCGCGAAGGCGAGACCTTGCTGGAGGCGGGGACTCGGCTTGGACCACGGCAACTGTTAGCGGCGGCCGCAGCCGATTCTGCCATGGTCTGGGCCTGGCGGGCGCCGCGGGTCGCCATTCTTGCCACCGGCGATGAACTGGTCGCGCCCGGCTCCGCGGAAGAGCGCCCCGGTGCCTTGCCCGACAGTATTACGCTGGCGCTGGCCGGGATGGCTCGAGCATACGGTGCGACAATAGTCGGAAGCGAGATCGCGCCCGACGATCCCGGCCAAATCGAGGCGCTGGCCGCGCAATTGCTGGCGCGTTGCGATGTCCTGGTCACGGTCGGTGGAGCGTCGGTGGGCGAACGCGATTTCGCCACCCGGTCGATAGCAGGCCTGGATTTTCGAACCCTCTTCGCAAAGGTTGCCATGCGGCCGGGCAAACCGGTCTGGTGCGCGCAAGGCGAGAATAGTGGCAGCTACGTTCTCGGCCTGCCCGGCAACCCCACCTCGGCGCTCGTAACCGCGCGGCTCTTTCTCGCCCCGCTAATGACCGCGCTTGCGGGGGGACGCTATGACGAGGTGCTGGCGTGGCGAGAACTGGAGCTGACAGGGGATTTGCCCGCCCCCGGCCCACGCGAGCACTTCGGTCGAGGCGCATTGCGGGACGGTAAGGCCCAGCCCTTCGCCAACCAGCAATCGGGGGCGCAGGCCTTGCTTGCCAAGGCCGACCTTTTGCTGCGTCAAACCGGAGGATCCGGTGGTCTTTCGGCAGGACAGTCCATTCAGGCGCTCGACTTCTGA
- a CDS encoding phosphotransferase family protein: MQTGLERACARIGLGRPGDAKRLTGGATMESWRFAAGGNDYVLRRAPSMEFMTERPFGHASEAAIIETAQSKGVTAPRIAGVLEESDGLGSGFIMEALPGTPDPRAIQSMANSRQILVEAARDLARIHSLGADDLPADVPIMDYAEAVANLRQQFEEAGGDRPIIALGLRWLMDNLPDPVEPVLNHGDFRLGNLLAEDSHLTGVLDWELAHFGDWHEDLAFGCMAVWRFGGYDKPALGLGSLEDYFAAYEEAGGRPVDSARFRFWTIYRTVWWALGCLKMASYWRSGEDRMLERVVISRRTSEQELDLLLLLEEDAPEEERSHSIAAPEAPEAQGEATSGEIATAISEWLATIKDRMEGHDRFQLAVARNALGMIARDDALMPVEGDAELAQALLEGEIDLASPGLLAELREMAFAKVSADVPKYPSLAVARRQWIGDD, encoded by the coding sequence ATGCAGACTGGACTTGAACGAGCGTGCGCGCGCATCGGCCTTGGCCGCCCCGGCGATGCAAAGCGGCTGACCGGCGGAGCCACGATGGAAAGCTGGCGTTTCGCTGCAGGTGGCAACGATTACGTTCTGCGCCGCGCACCGAGCATGGAGTTCATGACAGAGCGCCCATTCGGCCATGCAAGCGAAGCCGCGATCATCGAGACGGCGCAAAGCAAGGGCGTGACTGCGCCGCGCATCGCCGGCGTTCTGGAAGAAAGCGACGGCCTCGGCTCCGGCTTCATCATGGAGGCATTGCCCGGAACGCCCGATCCGCGCGCGATCCAGTCGATGGCCAACTCGCGCCAGATCCTCGTCGAAGCGGCAAGGGACCTCGCCCGCATCCATTCACTGGGCGCGGACGACCTGCCCGCCGATGTCCCCATCATGGATTACGCCGAAGCGGTGGCGAACCTTCGCCAGCAATTCGAGGAGGCAGGCGGCGACAGGCCGATTATCGCTTTGGGTCTTCGCTGGCTGATGGACAATCTGCCCGACCCGGTCGAACCGGTTCTCAATCATGGCGATTTCCGGCTTGGCAACCTGCTTGCCGAAGATAGCCACCTGACAGGCGTGCTCGATTGGGAGCTCGCGCACTTCGGGGACTGGCACGAAGACCTCGCCTTCGGCTGCATGGCCGTGTGGCGTTTTGGGGGGTATGACAAACCGGCACTCGGCCTCGGCTCGCTTGAAGATTACTTCGCGGCCTACGAGGAGGCAGGCGGCAGACCGGTAGACTCCGCACGCTTCCGCTTCTGGACAATCTATCGCACCGTCTGGTGGGCGCTGGGCTGCCTCAAGATGGCAAGTTACTGGCGCAGCGGAGAAGACCGCATGCTGGAACGCGTCGTCATCTCGCGCCGCACGAGCGAACAGGAACTGGACCTCCTGCTGTTGCTGGAAGAGGATGCGCCGGAGGAAGAGCGTAGCCATTCGATCGCTGCGCCCGAAGCACCCGAGGCGCAGGGAGAGGCGACCAGCGGTGAAATTGCGACGGCGATCTCGGAATGGCTCGCGACGATCAAGGACCGCATGGAAGGACACGATCGCTTCCAGCTCGCGGTTGCCCGCAACGCTTTGGGCATGATCGCCCGGGACGATGCGCTGATGCCGGTCGAAGGGGACGCCGAACTTGCCCAGGCATTGCTGGAAGGCGAAATCGATCTCGCGTCTCCCGGCCTGCTCGCCGAATTGCGCGAAATGGCCTTCGCGAAGGTCTCGGCGGATGTGCCCAAATACCCCTCGCTGGCAGTGGCGCGGCGTCAATGGATCGGAGACGATTGA
- a CDS encoding acyl-CoA dehydrogenase family protein, producing MDFSIPQDLEDYYAELVSFIEAEIEPLVAREDNIRFFDHRRENARTDWERGGLPNHDWEDLLRQARKVADEAGHWRFSAPKKYGGKDGSNLWMAVIRDRFAQRGLGLHNDLQNEHSIVGNFPFVAMFETFGTEEQKQEFILGGFEGTRRVAFGLTEPDHGSDATHMETRAVHETRDGVDGWRINGEKMWITGMHVATHCALFARTDGEDGAARGITCFLVPNPTEGLEIEEWLWTFNMPTDHPRLSFTDVWVPDSAILGAEGRGLALAQSFVHQNRIRQAASSLGAATYCVEESVKYARERKPFGEELARNQAIQFPLVELATQCEMLRLLIYKTAWEMDNMPHEEIERTISDKVSMCNYWANRLVCEAADRAMQVHGGIGYSRHKPFEHIYRHHRRYRITEGAEEIQMRKVAAYLFGYLGPRRRK from the coding sequence ATGGATTTCAGCATTCCGCAGGACCTCGAGGACTACTACGCCGAACTCGTTTCCTTCATCGAGGCGGAAATCGAACCGCTGGTCGCAAGGGAGGATAACATCCGCTTCTTCGACCACCGCCGCGAAAATGCGCGCACCGACTGGGAGCGCGGCGGCTTGCCGAACCACGATTGGGAAGACCTGCTGCGCCAGGCTCGCAAGGTGGCGGACGAGGCCGGCCACTGGCGTTTCTCCGCGCCGAAGAAATACGGCGGCAAGGACGGCTCCAACCTATGGATGGCAGTCATCCGCGACCGTTTCGCGCAGCGCGGGCTCGGCCTGCACAACGACCTTCAGAACGAACACAGCATTGTCGGGAATTTTCCGTTCGTGGCGATGTTCGAGACCTTCGGGACCGAGGAGCAGAAGCAGGAGTTCATTCTCGGCGGGTTCGAGGGCACGCGGCGCGTCGCCTTCGGCCTGACCGAGCCCGACCACGGTTCGGATGCCACCCACATGGAAACCCGCGCGGTGCACGAAACGCGCGACGGGGTGGATGGCTGGCGGATCAACGGCGAAAAGATGTGGATCACCGGCATGCATGTGGCGACCCATTGCGCGCTCTTTGCCCGCACCGACGGGGAAGACGGCGCAGCGCGCGGGATCACCTGCTTCCTCGTCCCCAATCCGACCGAGGGGCTGGAGATCGAGGAATGGCTGTGGACCTTCAACATGCCCACCGACCATCCGCGCTTAAGCTTCACCGATGTCTGGGTGCCCGATAGCGCGATCCTTGGCGCGGAAGGCCGCGGCCTCGCGCTGGCGCAGAGCTTCGTCCACCAGAACCGCATCCGGCAGGCCGCGAGCAGCCTCGGCGCTGCGACCTATTGCGTCGAAGAGAGCGTCAAATACGCGCGGGAGCGCAAACCCTTCGGCGAAGAACTGGCGCGCAACCAGGCGATCCAGTTCCCCTTGGTCGAGCTGGCAACGCAATGCGAAATGCTGCGCCTGCTGATCTACAAGACCGCCTGGGAGATGGACAATATGCCGCACGAAGAGATCGAGCGGACGATCTCCGACAAGGTGTCCATGTGCAATTACTGGGCGAACCGCCTGGTCTGCGAAGCAGCCGACCGCGCGATGCAGGTGCATGGCGGCATCGGCTATTCACGGCACAAGCCGTTCGAGCATATCTATCGCCATCACCGCCGCTACCGCATCACCGAAGGCGCGGAGGAAATCCAGATGCGCAAGGTAGCCGCCTACCTGTTCGGCTATCTCGGGCCGAGACGTCGCAAATAG